One window of Sinorhizobium numidicum genomic DNA carries:
- a CDS encoding DUF3750 domain-containing protein — protein MKILRRLLAAFLFIYLLPALASAGWWYVKDRPQSWRDADWSSAGMLPEASQSPEAAIYVFSATTGGMKGAVASHAWIVTKEEGALAYGRYEKVGWGKPIRKNAYQADARWYSNEPRIVVAIKGAEAERLLSKVEQAIAAYPYSSPGTYRLWPGPNSNTFVAHVLRSVPELDAVLPPDAVGRDYLPGGRLFQVDTDGLDLHATLYGLAGISAGWRSGLELHFMGLVAGLDVARPAIKIPAIGRLGL, from the coding sequence ATGAAAATCTTGCGTCGGCTGCTCGCCGCCTTCCTCTTCATCTACCTGCTTCCGGCACTCGCCTCGGCGGGCTGGTGGTACGTGAAGGATAGGCCGCAGAGCTGGCGGGATGCGGATTGGTCCTCCGCCGGCATGCTGCCCGAGGCGAGCCAAAGTCCGGAAGCCGCAATCTACGTCTTCTCGGCGACCACAGGCGGCATGAAGGGGGCCGTGGCGAGCCATGCCTGGATCGTCACCAAGGAGGAAGGGGCCCTCGCCTACGGCCGGTACGAGAAAGTCGGCTGGGGCAAGCCGATCCGCAAGAACGCCTATCAGGCCGATGCGCGCTGGTATTCGAATGAGCCGCGCATTGTTGTCGCGATCAAGGGCGCGGAAGCGGAGCGGCTGCTTTCGAAGGTGGAGCAGGCGATCGCCGCCTATCCCTATTCCTCGCCCGGCACCTATCGCCTCTGGCCGGGCCCGAATTCAAACACCTTCGTCGCTCATGTGCTGCGGTCCGTACCCGAACTTGACGCAGTGCTGCCGCCGGACGCCGTCGGGCGCGACTACCTGCCCGGGGGCAGGCTCTTCCAGGTCGATACCGATGGTCTCGATCTTCATGCGACGCTCTATGGGCTCGCCGGTATTTCAGCCGGCTGGCGAAGCGGCTTGGAACTGCATTTCATGGGATTGGTGGCGGGGCTCGACGTTGCAAGGCCTGCAATCAAGATACCGGCCATCGGCCGTCTCGGGCTCTGA
- a CDS encoding DeoR/GlpR family DNA-binding transcription regulator produces MLTTQRRAMIAARLDRDGQIIAKALADELGLSEDTIRRDLREMAAEGLLKRVHGGALPLAPPLPDFAARGAIASETKRKLGRRAAGLIKAGQVVFLDGGTTNAEIARALPRDLRATIVTHSPTIAAELERHDAEVILVGGRLYKHSMVTTGAAAIAAIEEIRVDVFFLGVTAVHPVHGLSTGDYEEAAIKRAIARQSAETYVLATPEKFGAASPHRILGVGDIAGLIVPADMAAEPLSPYRDAAATLIMT; encoded by the coding sequence ATGCTGACCACACAAAGACGGGCCATGATCGCGGCGAGACTCGACCGCGACGGACAGATCATTGCCAAGGCACTTGCAGACGAACTCGGGCTTTCGGAGGATACGATCCGCCGCGACCTCCGGGAAATGGCGGCCGAAGGCTTGTTGAAGCGGGTTCACGGCGGCGCACTACCGTTGGCGCCGCCTCTGCCCGATTTCGCCGCCCGCGGTGCAATCGCCAGTGAGACGAAGCGAAAGCTCGGCCGCCGCGCGGCAGGCCTCATCAAGGCGGGACAGGTCGTTTTCCTCGACGGAGGGACCACCAATGCGGAAATCGCGCGTGCACTGCCGCGCGACCTGCGCGCGACCATCGTCACGCATAGCCCGACGATTGCCGCCGAGCTTGAGCGCCACGATGCCGAGGTGATCCTCGTCGGCGGCAGGCTCTACAAGCATTCGATGGTAACAACAGGCGCGGCCGCGATTGCGGCCATCGAGGAGATTCGCGTCGACGTCTTTTTTCTCGGCGTCACCGCAGTTCACCCCGTGCATGGACTTTCGACCGGTGATTACGAGGAAGCCGCGATCAAGCGCGCGATTGCCCGCCAATCCGCCGAGACCTACGTCCTCGCTACGCCGGAAAAATTCGGCGCTGCCTCCCCTCACCGCATCCTGGGCGTCGGCGATATTGCCGGCCTGATCGTACCCGCGGATATGGCGGCCGAACCGTTATCCCCCTACCGCGATGCCGCCGCTACGTTGATCATGACCTGA
- a CDS encoding asparaginase, giving the protein MSNPVLVEVTRGNLVESRHRGAVVAVDGEGHTVFSLGDTDAVIFPRSACKAMQALPLVESGAADAYGFGAKALALACSSHSGEPEHVALAVEMLAAAERDVGALECGAHWSSDQKTLIAQARSLEAPSALHNNCSGKHAGFVCTCCHSGTEVSGYIGYDHPIQRQIRGVMADLTGAIFARDNCGVDGCSIPTYAVPLKALAHGFAKMATGFGLEPERARASKRLIDACMAEPFYVAGTKRACTRLMKTAPGRIFAKTGAEGVFCAAIPEKGIAIALKCEDGTTRAAEAMVAATLARFFADEPEIRAALMAQANHAMSNWNGMHVGDVRVTEAFAI; this is encoded by the coding sequence ATGTCTAATCCCGTTCTGGTCGAGGTCACGCGCGGAAACCTGGTCGAAAGCCGCCATCGCGGGGCGGTCGTCGCCGTCGACGGCGAAGGCCATACGGTATTTTCATTGGGGGATACGGATGCGGTCATCTTCCCCCGTTCCGCCTGCAAGGCCATGCAGGCCCTGCCGCTCGTGGAAAGCGGTGCAGCGGACGCCTATGGTTTCGGCGCCAAGGCGCTGGCGCTTGCCTGTTCCTCGCACTCCGGCGAGCCGGAGCACGTGGCGCTCGCCGTCGAAATGCTGGCGGCTGCGGAGCGTGACGTCGGTGCCCTCGAATGCGGCGCCCATTGGTCCTCCGACCAGAAGACGCTGATCGCACAGGCGCGTTCGCTCGAGGCTCCGAGCGCGTTGCACAACAATTGCTCCGGCAAGCATGCGGGCTTCGTCTGCACCTGCTGCCACTCCGGCACGGAGGTTTCCGGGTATATCGGCTACGACCATCCAATCCAGAGGCAAATCCGCGGCGTCATGGCAGACCTGACGGGGGCAATTTTCGCTCGAGACAACTGCGGTGTCGACGGCTGCTCGATCCCGACCTATGCCGTACCGCTGAAGGCCCTTGCCCACGGTTTCGCCAAAATGGCGACCGGCTTTGGGCTGGAACCGGAGCGGGCGCGTGCTTCGAAGCGCCTGATCGATGCCTGCATGGCCGAGCCGTTCTATGTCGCCGGCACCAAGCGTGCCTGTACGCGACTGATGAAAACGGCGCCCGGACGTATCTTCGCCAAGACCGGTGCCGAAGGCGTTTTCTGCGCGGCAATCCCGGAAAAGGGCATCGCGATTGCGCTTAAATGCGAGGACGGAACGACGCGCGCCGCCGAGGCGATGGTCGCGGCCACACTCGCACGCTTCTTTGCGGACGAACCTGAGATCCGCGCAGCCTTGATGGCGCAGGCCAACCACGCGATGAGCAACTGGAACGGCATGCATGTCGGCGATGTACGCGTGACGGAGGCTTTCGCCATCTGA
- a CDS encoding bifunctional diguanylate cyclase/phosphodiesterase, protein MSAAPAEVLSLRRFGDEQIVTLAKLVIENAFQPIVEATTGAVFGYESLVRGYERLGFTSPLELLDRAESAGQLLALEHLINSRAVAAFATIPDFSARTLFLNFDSRLVGGEGDVVERLVNHLKRGNIAPSSLCFELSERFDGGKMPDFSALVRQLRLAGFKLAIDDFGAGFNGLKLLCDQPVDYVKIDRHFISGIERDPRKRHLVRHTVNMAHVLGTRVIAEGVETEAELLVCRDIGCDLIQGYFVARPTTHLNELQPVYPHLASIGSGRRRSATLDSILIRKEIEQLPAVSESDDLDSAFDLFRLNPRQPFFPVLNANGEPRGILHEYHVKEMIYHPFGRDLLKNRIYQRRISHFVSPAPTAELDTPADEMLKIFAGMDGSDCVIVTENMRYAGILSASSLLKIINEKQLKTAQEQNPLTGLPGNRAIRDYVQDAILDGDQTRYFCYCDFDDFKPFNDTYGFQKGDLAITLFAALLRRHFIGEEKFLGHVGGDDFFVGVSGFSEGEMRTVLGRLVDDFHSDVRQLYSQEHQAAGRISGYGRDGATKEFPLMRCSIAVLVLPEGYILSDAQTVSARIAELKSRAKASESGLVLEPLLQP, encoded by the coding sequence ATGTCCGCCGCCCCCGCAGAAGTCCTGTCGCTTCGTCGCTTCGGCGACGAGCAGATCGTCACGCTCGCCAAGCTCGTCATCGAAAATGCCTTCCAGCCGATCGTGGAAGCGACGACCGGCGCGGTCTTCGGCTATGAATCATTGGTGCGGGGATACGAGCGTCTGGGCTTCACGTCTCCGCTCGAGCTGCTCGATAGGGCAGAAAGTGCGGGTCAGCTCCTGGCGCTGGAGCACTTGATTAACAGTCGCGCCGTTGCCGCCTTCGCGACCATTCCGGATTTTTCGGCGCGTACCCTGTTCCTGAATTTCGATTCGCGCCTGGTCGGTGGCGAGGGGGACGTCGTTGAACGGCTGGTCAATCATCTCAAGCGCGGCAATATCGCGCCGTCCTCGCTTTGTTTCGAACTCTCGGAGCGTTTCGACGGCGGCAAGATGCCGGATTTCTCCGCGCTGGTTCGCCAGTTGCGGCTCGCCGGCTTCAAGCTGGCGATCGACGACTTCGGCGCCGGCTTCAACGGGCTGAAACTCCTTTGCGACCAGCCGGTCGACTATGTGAAGATCGATCGGCATTTCATTTCCGGCATCGAGAGGGACCCGCGCAAGCGGCACCTCGTTCGCCACACGGTCAACATGGCCCATGTGCTCGGGACGCGGGTGATCGCCGAGGGGGTGGAGACGGAGGCCGAATTGCTGGTTTGCCGCGATATCGGCTGCGATCTGATACAGGGCTATTTCGTTGCCCGTCCCACGACGCATCTCAACGAGTTGCAGCCGGTCTATCCTCATTTGGCATCGATCGGCAGCGGCAGGCGGCGCTCGGCGACACTGGACAGCATTCTGATCAGGAAGGAGATCGAGCAGCTTCCGGCGGTCAGCGAGAGCGACGACCTCGATTCCGCTTTCGACCTTTTCCGCCTCAATCCCCGTCAGCCGTTCTTTCCGGTGCTGAACGCCAATGGCGAGCCCCGCGGCATCCTGCACGAGTACCACGTCAAGGAGATGATCTATCATCCCTTCGGCCGCGATCTCCTGAAGAACCGCATCTATCAGCGCCGCATTTCGCATTTCGTCAGTCCGGCGCCGACCGCCGAACTCGATACGCCTGCCGATGAGATGCTGAAGATTTTTGCCGGCATGGACGGCAGCGATTGCGTGATCGTGACAGAAAACATGCGCTACGCCGGCATTCTTTCCGCTTCGTCGCTTTTGAAGATCATCAACGAGAAGCAGCTAAAGACGGCGCAGGAGCAAAACCCGTTGACGGGTCTTCCGGGCAACCGCGCCATTCGCGATTATGTGCAGGACGCCATTCTCGACGGCGATCAGACGCGCTATTTCTGCTATTGCGACTTCGACGATTTCAAGCCGTTCAACGACACTTACGGATTCCAGAAGGGCGATCTGGCGATCACCTTGTTTGCGGCCCTCCTGCGGCGCCACTTCATCGGCGAGGAGAAATTCCTGGGCCACGTCGGCGGCGACGATTTCTTCGTCGGCGTCAGCGGCTTCAGCGAAGGGGAGATGCGCACGGTGCTCGGGCGCCTTGTCGATGATTTTCATTCGGACGTCCGGCAGCTCTATTCGCAGGAGCACCAGGCGGCAGGACGGATCAGCGGCTATGGCCGCGACGGTGCCACGAAGGAATTCCCGCTGATGCGCTGTTCAATCGCCGTGCTGGTGCTTCCGGAAGGCTACATCCTCTCCGACGCTCAGACGGTGAGCGCGCGGATTGCGGAGTTAAAGTCTCGCGCCAAGGCAAGCGAGAGCGGTCTGGTGCTGGAGCCGCTTCTGCAGCCTTGA
- a CDS encoding DUF4406 domain-containing protein, whose amino-acid sequence MLVLIAGPYRSGTGDDPSKMAENLKRLEEPSYALFRAGHVPMIGEWVALPVWRAAGGSHVGDDLYEEIFHPVAGRLLALCDAVLRLPGDSKGADNDVRIAHERGIPVYYRLEDVPGCSDALVA is encoded by the coding sequence ATGCTTGTCCTGATTGCTGGTCCCTATCGTTCGGGTACGGGAGACGATCCGTCTAAAATGGCGGAGAACTTGAAGCGTCTGGAAGAGCCGTCCTACGCCCTTTTCAGGGCTGGGCATGTGCCGATGATCGGTGAATGGGTAGCCTTGCCCGTATGGCGCGCGGCAGGCGGGAGCCATGTCGGCGATGACCTCTATGAGGAGATTTTCCATCCCGTCGCCGGCAGGCTGCTCGCGCTTTGCGATGCCGTACTGCGGCTGCCGGGCGATTCCAAGGGGGCTGACAATGACGTGCGTATCGCCCATGAGCGCGGCATTCCGGTCTACTACCGCCTCGAAGACGTGCCGGGCTGTTCCGACGCTCTGGTCGCGTGA
- a CDS encoding HdeD family acid-resistance protein, protein MTHAFDPAGRDTVAGKWGWFVALGVLLIMCGGIAFGNLLMATVASVYYVGIIMLIGGLLNLAHASQVRGWESFFFWVLSGAFYAAAGLFAFVNPVLASSVLTFLLALALIVAGGFRIWVGFTLRPLAGWGWIVIGGLVTLAAGLIIAAGWPVDSLWILGLFLAIDLVMQGLALIAFGVLVKA, encoded by the coding sequence ATGACCCACGCTTTCGATCCCGCCGGTAGAGACACCGTGGCAGGCAAATGGGGATGGTTTGTCGCCCTTGGCGTGCTTCTGATCATGTGTGGCGGTATCGCCTTCGGCAACCTGCTCATGGCGACCGTCGCGTCCGTCTATTATGTCGGCATCATCATGCTGATCGGTGGTCTGCTCAATCTCGCCCACGCCTCTCAGGTCAGGGGCTGGGAAAGCTTTTTCTTCTGGGTGCTGAGCGGCGCTTTCTATGCGGCTGCGGGCCTGTTCGCCTTTGTCAATCCGGTGCTCGCGTCCTCGGTCCTGACCTTCCTTTTGGCGCTCGCACTGATCGTCGCTGGCGGCTTCCGCATCTGGGTCGGCTTCACGCTGCGGCCGCTGGCCGGCTGGGGCTGGATTGTCATCGGCGGGCTTGTCACCTTGGCCGCCGGGCTCATCATCGCCGCCGGCTGGCCGGTCGACAGTCTCTGGATTCTGGGCCTGTTCCTGGCAATCGATCTTGTCATGCAGGGTTTGGCGCTGATTGCCTTCGGCGTTCTCGTCAAAGCCTAG
- the betB gene encoding betaine-aldehyde dehydrogenase: MRAQPQASHFIDGEYVEDTAGTVIESIYPATGEVIARLHAATPAIVEKAIAAAKRAQPEWAAMSPTARGRILKRAAEIMRERNRELSELETLDTGKPIQETIVADPTSGADSFEFFGGVAAAALNGDYIPLGSDFAYTKRVPLGVCVGIGAWNYPQQIACWKGAPALAAGNAMVFKPSENTPLGALKIAEILVEAGLPKGLYNVIQGDRSTGPLLVNHPDVAKVSLTGSVPTGRKVYEAAAAGLRHVTMELGGKSPLIVFDDADLESAIGGAMLGNFYSTGQVCSNGTRVFVQRKIKGAFLARLKQRTEAIVIGDPMDEATQLGPMVSKPQRDKVFSYIEKGKAEGARLMTGGGIPNAVNTEGTYIQPTVFADVTDEMTIAREEIFGPVMCVLDFDDEAEVVARANATEFGLSAGVFTADLTRAHRVVDQLEAGTLWINTYNLCPVEIPFGGSKQSGFGRENSVAALDHYTELKTVYVGMGPVQAPY; the protein is encoded by the coding sequence ATGAGAGCCCAACCGCAAGCCTCGCACTTCATCGACGGCGAATATGTCGAGGACACCGCCGGCACGGTGATCGAGAGCATCTATCCGGCGACCGGCGAAGTCATCGCGCGCCTGCATGCCGCAACGCCGGCGATCGTCGAGAAAGCGATCGCCGCCGCCAAACGGGCGCAGCCGGAATGGGCGGCGATGAGCCCGACGGCGCGCGGCCGCATCCTGAAGCGCGCCGCCGAAATCATGCGCGAACGCAACCGCGAGCTCTCCGAGCTCGAGACGCTCGACACCGGCAAGCCGATCCAGGAAACGATCGTCGCCGACCCGACCTCGGGCGCTGACAGTTTCGAATTCTTCGGCGGTGTCGCGGCCGCCGCACTCAACGGCGACTATATCCCACTCGGCAGCGATTTCGCTTATACCAAGCGGGTACCGCTCGGCGTCTGCGTCGGCATCGGCGCCTGGAACTATCCGCAGCAGATCGCCTGCTGGAAGGGCGCGCCGGCGCTCGCGGCCGGCAATGCCATGGTCTTCAAACCGTCGGAGAATACCCCGCTCGGGGCGCTGAAGATTGCCGAGATCCTGGTGGAAGCGGGCCTGCCGAAGGGCCTTTACAACGTCATCCAGGGCGACCGCTCGACCGGGCCGCTGCTCGTCAACCATCCGGACGTCGCCAAGGTGTCGCTGACCGGCTCGGTGCCGACCGGCCGTAAGGTCTACGAGGCGGCCGCCGCCGGACTTCGCCACGTGACGATGGAACTCGGCGGCAAGTCCCCGCTGATCGTTTTCGACGACGCCGATCTCGAAAGCGCCATCGGCGGCGCCATGCTCGGCAACTTCTATTCGACCGGCCAGGTCTGCTCCAACGGCACCCGCGTTTTCGTGCAGCGAAAGATCAAGGGCGCCTTTCTTGCGCGGCTCAAGCAGCGCACGGAGGCGATCGTCATCGGCGATCCGATGGACGAGGCGACCCAACTCGGCCCGATGGTTTCCAAGCCACAGCGCGACAAGGTCTTCTCCTATATCGAGAAGGGTAAAGCCGAAGGCGCGCGGCTCATGACCGGCGGCGGCATTCCGAACGCAGTGAATACCGAAGGCACCTATATCCAACCAACAGTTTTCGCCGATGTCACCGACGAGATGACGATTGCGCGCGAAGAAATCTTCGGACCGGTCATGTGCGTGCTCGACTTCGACGACGAGGCCGAGGTCGTCGCACGCGCGAATGCGACCGAATTCGGTCTCTCCGCCGGCGTCTTCACCGCGGACCTCACCCGCGCGCACCGGGTCGTCGACCAGCTCGAGGCCGGTACGCTCTGGATCAACACCTATAATCTCTGCCCGGTCGAAATCCCCTTCGGCGGCTCGAAGCAATCCGGCTTCGGGCGGGAAAACTCGGTCGCGGCACTCGACCACTATACCGAGCTCAAGACCGTCTATGTCGGCATGGGGCCGGTGCAGGCGCCTTATTGA
- a CDS encoding NAD(P)H-quinone oxidoreductase, with product MTLPTEMTYVDVPNPGGAENMVLARGPLPQVKPGDILIRVEASGINRPDLLQRKGDYSPPPDASPILGLEVAGEVVALGDGATGFSIGDKVCALANGGGYAEYCAVPATQALAWPKDYDAVRAAALPETFFTVWANVFDMAGLKRGETILVHGGSSGIGTTAIQLAKAFGAEVFATAGSAEKCRACEELGARRAINYREEDFKAVVLDETGGRGVDVILDMVGGRYFDRNIGCLAKDGRLSIIAFLGGARVENANIAPILRKRLHVMGSLLRPRTAEKKQAIRDGLLARVWPLLESGEVAPVIHAVLPFEKIAECHRLMDAGHHIGKIVVRLG from the coding sequence ATGACCCTTCCGACCGAGATGACCTATGTGGACGTGCCAAACCCGGGTGGGGCGGAAAACATGGTGCTGGCGCGGGGGCCGCTGCCGCAGGTGAAGCCCGGCGATATCCTGATCCGCGTCGAGGCGTCGGGGATCAATCGCCCGGATCTCCTGCAGCGCAAGGGCGACTATTCGCCGCCGCCGGACGCGAGCCCCATTCTCGGCCTTGAAGTTGCGGGCGAGGTGGTGGCTCTCGGCGACGGCGCCACCGGGTTCTCGATCGGCGACAAGGTTTGCGCGCTCGCCAATGGCGGCGGCTATGCCGAATATTGCGCGGTGCCGGCGACGCAGGCCCTTGCCTGGCCGAAGGACTATGATGCGGTAAGGGCCGCGGCATTGCCGGAGACCTTTTTCACTGTCTGGGCCAACGTCTTCGACATGGCAGGACTCAAGCGGGGCGAAACGATCCTCGTTCACGGTGGATCGAGCGGCATCGGCACAACGGCAATCCAGCTCGCCAAAGCCTTCGGCGCGGAAGTATTCGCGACCGCCGGCAGCGCCGAGAAGTGTCGGGCTTGCGAGGAGCTTGGCGCGAGACGCGCGATCAACTACCGCGAGGAAGATTTCAAAGCCGTCGTGCTCGATGAGACAGGCGGGCGCGGGGTCGATGTCATTCTCGATATGGTCGGCGGGCGCTATTTCGATCGAAACATCGGTTGCCTTGCCAAGGACGGACGCCTGTCGATCATTGCCTTTCTCGGCGGTGCGCGGGTAGAAAACGCCAATATCGCGCCGATCCTGAGGAAGCGGCTGCATGTGATGGGATCTTTACTTCGGCCACGCACGGCTGAGAAAAAACAGGCGATCCGCGACGGGCTGCTTGCAAGGGTCTGGCCCCTCCTCGAGAGTGGCGAAGTTGCGCCTGTCATCCATGCCGTCCTGCCGTTCGAAAAGATTGCCGAGTGTCACCGACTGATGGACGCAGGCCACCATATCGGCAAAATCGTGGTGAGGCTGGGCTGA
- the betC gene encoding choline-sulfatase produces the protein MTTAKPNILIIMVDQLNGKLFPDGPADFLHAPNLKALAKRSARFRNNYTSSPLCAPARASFMAGQLPSRTRVYDNAAEYQSSIPTYAHHLRRAGYYTALSGKMHFVGPDQLHGFEERLTTDIYPADFGWTPDYRKPGERIDWWYHNLGSVTGAGVAEITNQMEYDDEVAFLANQKLYHLSRENDDENRRPWCLTVSFTHPHDPYVARRKFWDLYEDCEHLLPELGMLPPEKQDPHSKRIILSCDYENFEVTEEDIRRSRRAYFANISYLDEKVGDLIDTLTRTRMLDNTFIIFCSDHGDMLGERGLWFKMNFFEGSARVPLMIAGPGVAPGLHLTPTSNLDVTPTLADLAGISMDEVKPWTDGVGLLPMMNGADRTEPVLMEYAAEASYAPLVCIREGKWKYIHCALDPDQLYDLEADPLELTNLAESPRSPVDTATLTAFRDMRIAHWDMEAFDAAVRESQARRWVVYEALRNGAYYPWDHQPLQKASERYMRNHMNLDNLEESKRYPRGE, from the coding sequence GTGACAACCGCGAAGCCGAATATCCTGATCATTATGGTGGACCAACTGAATGGGAAGCTTTTCCCTGACGGTCCTGCCGACTTCCTGCATGCGCCCAACCTAAAGGCGCTGGCCAAGCGATCGGCCCGCTTCCGCAACAACTACACCTCGTCGCCGCTCTGCGCGCCGGCTCGCGCGTCCTTTATGGCCGGGCAATTGCCGAGCCGCACCCGCGTCTACGACAATGCGGCGGAATATCAGTCGTCGATCCCGACCTATGCCCACCACCTGCGTCGCGCCGGCTATTACACCGCGCTATCCGGCAAGATGCATTTCGTCGGGCCGGACCAGTTGCATGGATTCGAGGAGCGGCTGACGACGGATATCTATCCGGCCGATTTCGGCTGGACGCCGGATTATCGCAAGCCCGGCGAGCGCATCGACTGGTGGTATCACAATCTCGGCTCCGTCACCGGCGCCGGCGTCGCCGAAATCACCAACCAGATGGAGTATGACGACGAGGTGGCGTTTCTGGCAAATCAGAAGCTCTATCATCTATCCCGCGAGAACGACGACGAGAACCGCCGCCCCTGGTGCCTGACCGTCTCCTTCACCCACCCGCATGATCCTTATGTGGCGCGGCGCAAGTTCTGGGACCTTTACGAGGACTGCGAGCACCTGCTGCCGGAACTTGGCATGCTTCCGCCCGAGAAACAGGACCCGCATTCCAAACGCATCATTCTCTCCTGCGACTACGAGAATTTCGAGGTGACCGAGGAGGACATCCGGCGGTCTCGCCGTGCCTATTTCGCCAACATCTCCTATCTCGACGAAAAGGTCGGAGACCTGATCGATACGCTGACGCGAACAAGGATGCTCGACAATACCTTCATCATCTTCTGCTCCGACCATGGCGACATGCTCGGCGAGCGCGGTCTGTGGTTCAAGATGAATTTCTTCGAAGGCTCGGCGCGCGTGCCGCTGATGATCGCCGGCCCGGGCGTTGCACCCGGTCTGCATCTGACGCCAACCTCGAACCTCGACGTAACGCCGACGCTTGCCGATCTCGCCGGCATCTCGATGGACGAGGTCAAGCCCTGGACGGACGGCGTCGGCCTTCTGCCGATGATGAACGGCGCAGACAGGACGGAACCGGTGCTGATGGAATATGCGGCGGAGGCCTCCTATGCGCCGCTCGTCTGCATTCGGGAAGGCAAGTGGAAATATATCCACTGCGCACTCGATCCGGACCAGCTCTACGACCTTGAAGCTGATCCCTTGGAACTCACCAATCTTGCGGAAAGTCCGCGCAGCCCGGTCGATACCGCCACGCTCACCGCCTTTCGCGACATGAGGATTGCGCACTGGGACATGGAGGCCTTCGATGCCGCCGTGCGCGAAAGCCAGGCGCGGCGCTGGGTGGTATACGAGGCGCTCCGGAACGGCGCTTATTACCCCTGGGACCATCAGCCGCTGCAGAAAGCATCCGAGCGCTACATGCGCAACCACATGAACCTCGACAATCTCGAGGAATCCAAACGCTACCCGCGGGGAGAATGA
- a CDS encoding glutathione S-transferase family protein, protein MLKLFYTPGTCSLASHIALEEAGVEYETRRIDFSKGEQTTPEYLAINPKGRVPALVTERGTLTETPAVLAYIAQSFPEARLAPLNEPFEFARLQSFLSYLCSTVHVAHAHARRAARWADDPAAHEAMKAKVPKNMTDCFALIEGSMFAGPFVMGEDYSIADPYLFTIAGWLEADGVDPSQFPKILDHRNRMGERPAVTRVLAVVQA, encoded by the coding sequence ATGCTGAAACTGTTTTATACGCCCGGAACCTGTTCGCTCGCCTCGCACATCGCCCTGGAGGAGGCTGGAGTGGAGTATGAAACACGGCGTATCGATTTTTCGAAAGGCGAACAGACCACGCCCGAATACCTCGCGATCAATCCGAAAGGGCGGGTTCCCGCATTGGTGACCGAGCGCGGTACGCTGACCGAAACGCCGGCTGTCCTCGCCTATATCGCCCAGAGTTTTCCGGAAGCCCGGCTGGCGCCGCTGAATGAACCATTCGAGTTCGCACGGTTGCAGTCCTTCCTGAGCTATCTCTGCTCGACGGTGCACGTCGCCCATGCTCATGCCCGTCGCGCCGCCCGGTGGGCCGACGATCCGGCTGCGCATGAGGCGATGAAGGCGAAGGTTCCGAAGAACATGACGGATTGCTTTGCCCTGATCGAGGGCTCGATGTTCGCCGGTCCCTTCGTCATGGGCGAAGATTATTCGATAGCCGATCCCTATCTCTTCACGATCGCCGGCTGGCTAGAGGCCGATGGCGTCGATCCGTCACAATTCCCGAAAATCCTCGACCACCGCAACCGGATGGGCGAGAGGCCGGCCGTCACAAGGGTGCTTGCGGTGGTGCAGGCATAG
- the betI gene encoding transcriptional regulator BetI produces MPKVGMEPVRRKALVDAALRVIGDQGTLAVTMSDIARTAGVSPALAHHYFGSKEQLLIATIRSLLRQLRQDAVTALKAAATPREKVSALIRVSFRADQFAPETIAAWLAFYSEAQRSDDVRRLLVIYARRLRSNLLVSLRALCAKDDAERIAEGAAAMIDGLYIRQSLKSAPISIEASIALTEDYVNAHLQAREA; encoded by the coding sequence ATGCCGAAAGTCGGAATGGAGCCGGTGCGCCGCAAGGCGCTGGTGGATGCAGCGCTGCGCGTGATCGGCGATCAAGGCACGCTGGCCGTCACCATGTCCGATATCGCCAGGACGGCCGGTGTCTCGCCTGCGCTCGCCCATCACTATTTCGGCAGCAAGGAACAATTGCTGATCGCGACCATCCGCAGCCTTTTGCGACAGTTGCGCCAGGATGCGGTGACCGCATTGAAAGCGGCAGCGACGCCACGAGAAAAGGTGAGCGCGCTGATCCGCGTCAGCTTCCGGGCAGACCAATTCGCGCCCGAGACGATCGCCGCCTGGCTCGCCTTTTATTCCGAAGCGCAGCGCTCCGACGACGTTCGCCGCCTTCTCGTCATCTATGCGCGGCGGCTGCGCTCCAATCTTTTGGTCAGCCTCAGGGCGCTCTGCGCAAAGGATGACGCGGAACGCATCGCCGAGGGCGCGGCTGCGATGATCGACGGGCTTTATATCCGCCAAAGTCTGAAATCGGCGCCGATCAGCATCGAAGCTTCGATCGCGCTGACGGAAGACTATGTGAATGCGCATTTGCAGGCTCGCGAAGCATGA